CGGCGATGACTGCGCTCTCCATATCAACCGCGATCGCGTCGAACGCGCCCTGCGCCCGAAGTTTGTCGGCCGCAGTCGCGATCGCGCGGCGCGACGTCAAAATCGTGCCGCGCATATGATCAATTCCGACTCGTCGCAGAGCGGTCGCCAGCTTTTCGACGAGCTCCGGCGCGACTTCGATTGTGTGGGCCGCCGCGAACTCCAGCTCGCGGCGCAGCGTCAGCCGCTCGCCAATCACCACGCCGCCGATTTTCAGATCGCCGTGCAGCGCCCCGGCTACTCCTGTCAGGATGACGGTGTCGATCCCGGCAATCGTTGCGAAGGCGCGCGCCGCGGTCTCCCGCGCCCGTCGGAGCCCGACGCCCGAGACCACGATCGTGGCCGCGCGCCCGCTGAGCTCACCTCGCGCGCCGCGCAAGCCCCCGTCCAGATTTACGGGATTGCGCAGCCGCGCCCGCAGCGGTCCGTACTCGCCTCCGAAGGCGCAGAAGATCAGAATCATCTTCGGCCCGTTTGCGCGTTGCGCGTAGCCGCTTGAGCGTTGTTCACGATGCAAGCAAAATTGCGCGAGTGGCCTGTCTAATCAAGCCGGGCATCGGCAGCGCTGCGGCCTCGTTCAATCCTGACGGCCGCGCCGCGCGCGCGGGCAAGGCCGTGATCATCACCGCCGACGACTTCGGCCTCTCGCGCGAAGTCAACGCGGGCGTGGTGCGAGCGCATCGCGAGGGTATCCTGACCGCGACCAGCCTGATAGTCGCCGGCGCCGCGCGCGATGAAGCCGCGGCGATCGCGCGCGCAACCCCGACGCTCGACGTTGGGCTGCATCTCGTGGTCTGCCGCGGTTTCGCGGTGACGGCGCCCGCCGATTTGGCGGGACTCGTGGACACGACAGGAGCGTTTGCCCAAAATCCAACACTGGCCGGGATGCGCTATTTTTTCAATCGGCGAATGCGCGCGATGCTCACCCGCGAAATTCGGGCGCAAATCGAGCTGCACTTGCAGCTCGTCGGTTATCTGAACCATCTCGACGGTCATCTGAACTTTCACGCTCATCCAGTGATCGTCAATATCCTGATGGAACTCGCCGCCGAGTATCGCATCCCGTGCATCCGGATCCCGCGTGAACCGGTCTTCACCACGCTCGCGCTCGCGCGCGATCACATGGCGCGGAAACTCGTCGAGGCGATCATTTTTCGCGCGCTGTCGCGAAGACTGCGCCGCCGGCTCGAGAGCTGCGCCATCCGCACCACCGACTGGCTCTTCGGACTCCATCAGAGCGGCCATCTTTCCGAGCGCTATCTCATCGGCATAATCCGGAGACTGCGGCCCGGTATCACGGAGATCTACTTTCATCCAGCAGAGGATATCGGCGCGACGCCCCCGCCCACCGAGGCGCAAGCTGAGGTGCGGATGCTTATCAGTGCTAAGGTCCGCGCCGCGCTCGATTCCGCCGGCGTGGCGCTGACGAGCTTTGCGGCATCGCGCTAGCGCAACGCGATCTTCGCGTGGTTAACTCGCGGGCGCTTTCCAACTAAAATGCAGTTACGCCGTTACAGAATTCAGCACGAGAGAAGGGGGCCCGATGTTTGATCAGGAAACCACGCTCAGCGCAGATAAAGCCCTCGAGCACCGTCTGCCGGCCACCGTCACGCCCGAGCGCTACGAACTCAGACTGACGCCTGACCTGGTGGCGTACACCTTTGCCGGCGAGGAAACGGTCGCAATCAAGGTGCACGCCGCGACCAGCGAAATCGTCCTCAACGCGCTCGAACTTACGCTCGACGAGGCCACAGTCGAGCGCGCGGGCAAGACCATACGCGCGATCCGGGTCGAACTCGAAGCCGAGCGCGAGCGCGCTCATCTGCACTTCGCTGAGACGCTTGAGTCCGGCGACTGGACACTGCGCGTCAAGTTCAACGGCATCCTCAACGACAAGCTCCACGGCTTTTATCGCAGTCAATACACCGACGCCGCAGGCAAAACCCATAAGCTCGCGACCACGCAGTTCGAGGCCACCGACGCGCGCCGCGCCTTCCCCTGCTGGGACGAACCCGCGCTCAAGGCAGTTTACAGCGTGACGCTGATTGTCGACGAAGGACTTTCGGCGCTGTCGAACGCGGGCATCGCGAGCGAGCGCGCGCTCGGCGGCGGCAAGAAGGAAGTCGTCTTCAAGGACACCATCAAGATGTCCACCTACCTGCTGGCCTTCATCGTCGGCGAGTTCGAGGCGACCGCACCGATTGACGCCGGCACGCCTTTGCGCGTCGTGCATGTGCCGGGCAAACGCGCGCTGACGCCGTGGGCCGCGCAAATCGGCGCATTCTCCCTGAAATTCTTCGCCGACTATTACGACATCCCGTATCCCGGCGACAAGCTCGATCTGATCGCGATCCCGGACTTTGCCGCCGGTGCGATGGAAAATCTGGGCGCCATCACCTTTCGCGAAACCGCCCTGCTGGCCGACGAGAAGACCGCGTCGCGCGCCGAGCTCGAACGCGTCGCCGACGTCGTCGCGCACGAAAACGCGCACATGTGGTTCGGCGATCTCGTCACGATGAAGTGGTGGAACGGCATCTGGCTGAACGAGGCCTTCGCCACCTTCATGGAGATGCTCGCCGTCGACGCGTGGAAACCGCACTGGAAACGCTGGGACAGTTTCGGCGTCTCGCGCGCCGCCGCGATGGCGATCGACGCGCTCAAGAGCACCCGCTCCATCGAGTACACCGTGCTCAGTCCCGAAGACTGCCGCTCAATGTTCGACATCCTGACCTACGAGAAGGGCGCCGCGGTGCTGCGGATGCTCGAGCAGTACCTGGGCGCAGAGCAGTTTCGCAAGGGCATCTCGCGGTATCTGAAGAGACACCAGTACGCCAATACCGAAACCGGCGACCTCTGGGACGCCTTGCAGGAGTCCTCGGGCCAGCCGGTGCGCTCGATGATGGATACGTGGATTTTCCAGCAGGGCTTTCCGGTGATCAGCGTCGCTGCAGCGCCCGATCAAAAATCGCTCCGCTTTATGCAGCGCCGCTTTTTCTATCTGCCGCCTGAATCAGCCGAAGCCCAACTCTGGCATGTTCCGCTGATCGTGCGCGTCCGCACCGATAAAGGCATCTCCACTCATCGCGTCCTGATGACTGGCGCGGAGGCGACGCTCGAGCTGCCGGGCAAAGTCGAATGGGCGCTGGTCAATGAGAACGGCAGCGGCTTCTTTCGCGTCCGTTATGCCGCCGACCTACTCCACGCGTTGACCATAAGCCGCGACCAGCTCCAGCCGATCGAGCGTTTCGGACTGGTCAGCGACACCTGGGCGGCGACCGTCGCGGGTCTCACCCCGCTCAGCGACTTTCTCGCGATGGCGCGGCTGTTCCGCGACGAAACCGATCTCAATGTCTGGCGCGCGTTGCTCGGCGCCTTCAACTATCTTGATATGATCGTGACGGACGCGCAGCGCGCGCAATTGGCCGACGCGGTGCGCACGATCTTCGGACCCGCCGCCGCGCGGCTCGGCTGGCAAGCGAGCTCCGGCGACGACGAACTGACCCGTCAGTTGCGCGGCAACCTGATGAGTATGCTCGGCACGCTCGGCAACGACCCGGCGATCCAAAGCAAGGCGGCCGAGCTTTACACGGAATGGGACCGCAATCCGGCGAGCGCCGATCGCGATTTGGTCCCGGCGTTGATTGCGATTCTCGCCCATTGCGGCGACGCCGCCCGTTACGCAGAGTTCAAGCAACACTTTAAGTCGGCCCGCACTCCGCAGGAAGAGCAGCGCTACCTCTTCTCGCTGGCCGGTTTCCCCGGAATCGAAGTGTTGCGGCAAACAATGGCGATGACCCTCAACGGCGAGGTGCGCACGCAGAACGCACCCTTCCTGATGCATTCGCTCCTCTACAATTCGACTTCGCGCTACGAAGCCTGGGAGTTTGTCCGCAGGAACTGGGACGCGATGATCGACAAGTACCCCGACAGCGCCCTGCCGCGGATGTGCGAGGCGATCGTGGGCCTGCTCGATCGCCAGGATGAGGTCAACGCCTTCTTTGAGCAGCACAAGGTTCGGCTCGGCGGCAAGATCATCGATCAGCATCTCGAACGGCTCGCAGTCGCTGTCGAATTCCGCCGCCGCGAAGGCGCCAAGCTCGAAGCCTCGCTGCGAGGTTAACCCGTATGATAAATCCTTTGTAACCCGGCCCAACGATCATGGCAGAATACCTTTTAAGGTACTGTCATGGAGCAAATCACAGATGGACATCACCCGGGACATTCAGGCGCTGACCACGTTTCGGAACCTTCCGCCGCGTTTCTTCAACAGCTTAAAAAAACGCAACGCCCGGTGGTGCTGACCGTCAATGATAAGGCCGCCGCCGTCGTGCAGGACGCGGAAGCCTATCAACGTTTGCTCGATCTCGCGGCCCAAGCCGACGCCAAAGAAGGCATCCGGCAGGGCCGCGAGGATGTGGCTAAAGGCCGTGTGATGCACGCGCGAGAAGCTCTGAAATCCTTCCGGCGCGAGCATGGCCTATCGCGTTGAGATGACGGGGCGCGCTCTGCGCGATCTGGCCCGCATCTATCTGCGTATCGAGGCCGCGACACAGCGGGTGCGGCGCGATGGTTCCACGGGACGAAACGGCCATCAACAGCCCAGAGCACCGCCCCAACCGAGCCCCGTCGCTCCTGAAGATCGCTCCCTACGACATTTGCTCTATGGCAGAAAGCCCAACGTCTATCGCATCATCTCGAGATTGAGGAAGACAGCTCGACAGTTTTTGTCCTGCACATCCGCCCGCCAGGACGCGACAAAATGCCGCAGCACTGATTTCCACGCCGCGCCAGCCCACGCTTTTAGAACCAGTTGGTGCCGCCGGGACTCTTCACATCCCTCTCCCTAATCAGTGAGAGGGCAAGCATCGGACGCGCAGCGCCGATGAATGCGTGTCGGTCGATACAAACGTCGCTCGCGCTTCGGACGCCATCCGTCATCCGCTATATTAACTCCCCAAGGCGTAGCTCGTGATCCTCATCCTCGATTTCGGCAGTCAGTACACGCAGCTCATCGCGCGGCGGGTGCGCGAAGCGCGCGTCTACTGCGAGATTCATCCCTACAATCTCGCGCCCGCCAAACTGTGCGCGATGCGCCCGCGCGGGATCATCCTGTCGGGCGGCCCGGCGAGTCTTTACGACTCCGGCGCCCCGGATATCAGCGACGAGGTGCTCGACGCCGGATGTCCCGTCCTCGGCATCTGCTACGGCATGTACGTCATCGCCGCTCATCTGGGAGCTCACAGCGCGGGTGCGCATTCGCGCGAGTACGGCCCGGCGACGTTGACGATCGACGAAGCCGATCCGCTGTTCGACGGCCTCACCGGTCATCAACATCAAGTCTGGATGAGTCACGGTGATCGCGTCGAGGCCCTGCCCCCTTCGGCCTGCGCGATCGCGCACAGCGCGAATTCGCCCTACGCCGCGATTCGCACGCTGGACGGCCGGATGCGCGGTATCCAGTTCCACCCCGAAGTCGTGCATACGCCCTCCGGCGCGCAGGTACTGAGCAATTTCGTCCGCGGCATCTGCGGCGAGCCCGGCGACTGGACGATGGCGAGCTTCGTCGAGAGCCAGTTGGCTGCGATCCACGCTCGCGTCGGTCCGCGCGATCAGGTTCTGATGGCGCTCTCGGGCGGGGTTGATTCCTCCGTCGCCGCCGCCCTGATTCATCGCGCGATCGGTGATCGCCTGAAATGCGTCTTCGTCGATACCGCACTGCTGCGCGCGGGCGAACGCGCGCGGATGGAAGAGACTTTCGCTCATCGCCTGGGACTCGCACTCAAAGTTGTCGACGCCTCCGCGCTGTTTCTCGAACGCCTCGCGGGCGTATTCGACCCGGAACAAAAACGCCGCATCATCGGCCATACGTTTATCGATGTTTTTGAGAAAGAGGCCGCGGCCTTGGTCGGCGCTCGTTACCTTGGTCAGGGCACCCTCTATCCCGACGTCATCGAATCAGTTTCCGCCAAGGGCCCGTCGGCGATGATCAAGAGTCATCACAACGTCGGCGGCTTGCCCGAACGGATGAAGCTCGAACTGCTCGAACCGCTGCGCGAGCTGTTCAAGGACGAAGTGCGCGGGGTCGGACGCGAGCTCGGCCTCGGCGCGGAGATCGTCGAACGCGAGCCCTTTCCCGGCCCGGGGCTCGCCGTCCGCATCGTCGGCGAGGTCACGCGCGAGCGCCTCGAACTGCTACGGCGCGCCGATCAAATCGTCATGGAAGAAGTCGCCGCAGCTCAGCTCGGCGTCGCGATTTGGCAAGCCTTCGCGGTGCTGCTGCCGCTCAAGACCGTCGGCGTGATGGGCGACGGCCGCAGCTACGAAAGCGTCATCGCGATCCGCGCGGTCGAGTCGCAGGACGGCATGACCGCCGATTGGGCGCGGCTCGATCCAGCTTTTCTGGCGCGCGTCTCCAACCGGATTACCAATGAAGTGCGCGGCGTCAACCGCGTCGTGTACGACATCACTTCGAAACCGCCCGCCACGATCGAGTGGGAGTAGCGCGGCCCTGTCATGACCGTTCGCACCCGTTACGCCCCAAGTCCCACCGGGGCATTGCATATCGGCAACGTCCGTTCGGGGCTCTTCGCCTATCTCTTCGCGCGCCACAATCACGGCGTCTTTATTCTGCGCATCGACGACACCGATGTAGAAAGGTCGACCGCCGAATCCCTCGACGAAATCCTCGAGAGCCTCCGCTGGCTCGGCGTTACGTGGGACGAGGGTCCGCCCGATTCGAAATATTTCCAGTCGAACCGTTTTGAACGTTATCGCGCGAGCGCTCTCCAAGTGTTGCGCGCCGGTAAGGCCTACCCCTGCTATTGTTCCGCCGCCGAGCTCGACGCGATGCGCCAGCAGGCCCAGCGCGAGCATCGCAAGCCGGGCTACGACGGCCGCTGTCGCGATCGCACGCCGCCCGCTGATCTCGCGAAGATTGAACTGCCCGACAAGTCGGCCGGCCGCAACTACACGATTCGCTTCCGTTCGCCGCGCGAGGGCGAAACCGTCGTCGACGATCTAATCAAGGGCCGCGCCGTCTTCGCCAACAGCGAGCTCGACGACCTGATTATCTTCCGCTCCGACGGCGTGCCGACCTACAACTTCGCGACTGTGCTCGACGATGCCGACTTTGGCATCACACACGTCGTGCGCGGCGACGACCATCTGCCGAATACCCCGCGCCAGATGCAGATTTTCTACGCCCTCGGCCTGACGCCGCCCGCGTATGCGCACCTCCCGATGGTGATGGGGGCCGACGGCCAAAAGCTCTCGAAGCGTCACGGCGCGACTTCCGTCTTTGCCTATCGCGACCTCGGCTATTTCCCCGAGGCGCTGCTCAATTACCTCGTCCGCCTCGGTTGGTCGCACGGCGATCAGGAAATCTTTTCACTGCAGGAGATGTTCGACTATTTCGACTTCGCCGAGTGTGGCAAGTCGGCCGGCATCTTCAACGCCGAGAAGCTGCTCTGGCTTAACTTTCATTACATGAAAGAACGCCCGCTCGAGCAGCTCGCGCGCGAAGTCCGCCCATTCATCGAGAAACGCGGATGGACCGTGCCCGGCGACGACGCCTGGCTCTGCAAAATGATCGCGACGCTGCGCGAACGCGCCAAGACTCTCGTCGAGCTGGTCGATTTCGCGGGCTTCTACCTCAACGACGCCATCACCATTGACCTGAAGGCCGCGGCGAAGTTCCTCAAGCCCGAGATGGCCGAGCCGCTGACAACGCTTGCGGCGGACCTCCACGCGCTCGGTGACGACTTTACGGAGCTTGCAATCCAGACCGTCTTTGAACGCGTGCTCGCGAAATACGAGCTCAAGCTCGGCCAGCTCGCCCAACCGGTGCGTGTCGCCCTGACTGGCGGTACTGTCAGTCCCGGAATTTATGAAGTGATCGCAGTCCTCGGCCGCTCCCGCACGGTCGCCCGCCTGCAGTCGGCATTATCCTTCTGAAGATCGCGTCAAAGGGTGAAACTTCACTTTGCACCGCCCACCCGCATAAGCTTGTTAGAACGTTTCACGCGAAAGCATCCAGCGCGACAACGGAGCGCGGACCTCGCAATCCACTGAAAAAAAGTGGGACAATCCCTCATGGATTTCGGTAACAATCTCGACGCTTTCGGCCCGCTGGCCGCGGCGCTGCGCGAGCTCGAAGTCACGATCGGCCCGGCGGCGCGACCGGTAATCGCCGAGGTGCGCGCCCGGCTCGTCGAGGCCACCGCACTGCGCGCGAACGGAGACCTGCCGGCCGCGCTCGATACGATCCGGCTGGCGATGGAACGTCTATCGGCGCTCGCCGGCCAACTCGATCCCTCCGAGGGCATCGTGATGAAACTGATCGCCGACCGCTTCACTGCGGCGCTGAACCTCGGCGACAAAGGCGCCGCCAAAGAGACCATCAACTTCATTCGCCATCGCGCCGGCGATCCGAAGGACGATCCCGACAGCGACTGGTAATTCGCCAACGCGACCTAACCATAATCAGACCCAACGAAGGGAGTGTTTATTGCTGTGGCAGCCGCACCTGAGATTAAGGGTTCGCTCGACCAACGCTGCATCAATTCGATTCGCGTGCTCGCGATCGACGCGGTGCAGAAGGCCAACTCCGGCCATCCGGGGATGCCGATGGGGATGGCGCCGGTGGCCTATCTGCTCTTCACCCGCTTCATGCGCCACAACCCGAAGAATCCGCATTGGTACGGGCGCGACCGCTTCGTACTCTCGGCCGGCCACGGCTCGATGCTGCTCTATGCCTCGCTCTATCTGACCGGCTACGATCTTACGCTCGACGATATTCAACACTTTCGGCAGCTTGGCAGCCGGACCCCGGGCCATCCCGAAAGTCACCTCACCCCCGGCGTCGAAACCACGACCGGCCCGCTCGGCCAGGGCTTTGCCAACGGGGTCGGGATGGCGATCGCGGCCAAACACCTCGAAGCCCGCTTCGAGCGCGGCGGCTCGGGCCTGTTCGACCATCGCATCTTCTGCATCTGCGGCGACGGCGACATGATGGAAGGCATCACGAGCGAGGCGGGCTCGCTCGCCGGACATCTCGGTCTCGGCAACCTCGTCTACCTCTACGACGATAACCACGTCACGATCGACGGTCACACCGACCTGGCTTTTTCCGAGGACGTCGTCCGGCGCTTCGACGCCTACGGCTGGCATACGCAGGCGGTCGAGGACGCCAACGATCTCGACGCGCTTTCGCGCGCCCTCACCAATGCGATCGCCGAGAAGGATCGGCCGTCGTTCATCCGGGTGCACAGCCATATCGGTTACGGCAGCCCGAATCGCCAGGATACTTCGAAGGCCCATGGCCAGGCGCTCGGCGTCGAGGAGGTCAAGCTCACCAAGCAATTCTATGGTTGGCCGGTCGAGCCCGCGTTCTACGTTCCGGAAGAGGCGCTCGCGGAGTTTCGGCGAGCGGTTCCGCGCGGCGGGGAGCTTGAGCAGCGCTGGAGCCGCGACTTCGCCGGCTATGCGAAGGAACATCCTGACGACGCGAAGGAGTTCAACGCGGCGCTCGCCGGCGAGTTGCCCGCCGGATGGGATCAGGACCTGCCGGTCTTTACCCCCAAGGACGCGCTGGCGACGCGCGAATCAGGGTCGCGCGCCGAGCTGGCGATCGCTGGTCGCGTGCCCGCCCTCTTCGGCGGTTCGGCGGATCTTAACGAATCAACCTTCACAGACATTAAGGAAGGCGGCGATTTCGAGCGCCACAACTACGGCGGCCGCAATCTCCATTTCGGCATCCGCGAGCACGCGATGGGCGCGATTCTCAACGGCATCGCCTTGCACGGCGGCCTCATTCCCTACGGCTCGAGCTTCATGGTTTTCACCGACTACTGCCGTCCCGCGATTCGGCTCGCGGCGCTGATGGGCCTGCAGGTGGTTTTCGTCTTTACCCACGACTCGATTGGCGTGGGCGAGGACGGTCCGACTCATCAG
The nucleotide sequence above comes from Candidatus Binataceae bacterium. Encoded proteins:
- the hpnK gene encoding hopanoid biosynthesis-associated protein HpnK; translated protein: MACLIKPGIGSAAASFNPDGRAARAGKAVIITADDFGLSREVNAGVVRAHREGILTATSLIVAGAARDEAAAIARATPTLDVGLHLVVCRGFAVTAPADLAGLVDTTGAFAQNPTLAGMRYFFNRRMRAMLTREIRAQIELHLQLVGYLNHLDGHLNFHAHPVIVNILMELAAEYRIPCIRIPREPVFTTLALARDHMARKLVEAIIFRALSRRLRRRLESCAIRTTDWLFGLHQSGHLSERYLIGIIRRLRPGITEIYFHPAEDIGATPPPTEAQAEVRMLISAKVRAALDSAGVALTSFAASR
- a CDS encoding M1 family metallopeptidase gives rise to the protein MFDQETTLSADKALEHRLPATVTPERYELRLTPDLVAYTFAGEETVAIKVHAATSEIVLNALELTLDEATVERAGKTIRAIRVELEAERERAHLHFAETLESGDWTLRVKFNGILNDKLHGFYRSQYTDAAGKTHKLATTQFEATDARRAFPCWDEPALKAVYSVTLIVDEGLSALSNAGIASERALGGGKKEVVFKDTIKMSTYLLAFIVGEFEATAPIDAGTPLRVVHVPGKRALTPWAAQIGAFSLKFFADYYDIPYPGDKLDLIAIPDFAAGAMENLGAITFRETALLADEKTASRAELERVADVVAHENAHMWFGDLVTMKWWNGIWLNEAFATFMEMLAVDAWKPHWKRWDSFGVSRAAAMAIDALKSTRSIEYTVLSPEDCRSMFDILTYEKGAAVLRMLEQYLGAEQFRKGISRYLKRHQYANTETGDLWDALQESSGQPVRSMMDTWIFQQGFPVISVAAAPDQKSLRFMQRRFFYLPPESAEAQLWHVPLIVRVRTDKGISTHRVLMTGAEATLELPGKVEWALVNENGSGFFRVRYAADLLHALTISRDQLQPIERFGLVSDTWAATVAGLTPLSDFLAMARLFRDETDLNVWRALLGAFNYLDMIVTDAQRAQLADAVRTIFGPAAARLGWQASSGDDELTRQLRGNLMSMLGTLGNDPAIQSKAAELYTEWDRNPASADRDLVPALIAILAHCGDAARYAEFKQHFKSARTPQEEQRYLFSLAGFPGIEVLRQTMAMTLNGEVRTQNAPFLMHSLLYNSTSRYEAWEFVRRNWDAMIDKYPDSALPRMCEAIVGLLDRQDEVNAFFEQHKVRLGGKIIDQHLERLAVAVEFRRREGAKLEASLRG
- the guaA gene encoding glutamine-hydrolyzing GMP synthase, with product MILILDFGSQYTQLIARRVREARVYCEIHPYNLAPAKLCAMRPRGIILSGGPASLYDSGAPDISDEVLDAGCPVLGICYGMYVIAAHLGAHSAGAHSREYGPATLTIDEADPLFDGLTGHQHQVWMSHGDRVEALPPSACAIAHSANSPYAAIRTLDGRMRGIQFHPEVVHTPSGAQVLSNFVRGICGEPGDWTMASFVESQLAAIHARVGPRDQVLMALSGGVDSSVAAALIHRAIGDRLKCVFVDTALLRAGERARMEETFAHRLGLALKVVDASALFLERLAGVFDPEQKRRIIGHTFIDVFEKEAAALVGARYLGQGTLYPDVIESVSAKGPSAMIKSHHNVGGLPERMKLELLEPLRELFKDEVRGVGRELGLGAEIVEREPFPGPGLAVRIVGEVTRERLELLRRADQIVMEEVAAAQLGVAIWQAFAVLLPLKTVGVMGDGRSYESVIAIRAVESQDGMTADWARLDPAFLARVSNRITNEVRGVNRVVYDITSKPPATIEWE
- the gltX gene encoding glutamate--tRNA ligase, which translates into the protein MTVRTRYAPSPTGALHIGNVRSGLFAYLFARHNHGVFILRIDDTDVERSTAESLDEILESLRWLGVTWDEGPPDSKYFQSNRFERYRASALQVLRAGKAYPCYCSAAELDAMRQQAQREHRKPGYDGRCRDRTPPADLAKIELPDKSAGRNYTIRFRSPREGETVVDDLIKGRAVFANSELDDLIIFRSDGVPTYNFATVLDDADFGITHVVRGDDHLPNTPRQMQIFYALGLTPPAYAHLPMVMGADGQKLSKRHGATSVFAYRDLGYFPEALLNYLVRLGWSHGDQEIFSLQEMFDYFDFAECGKSAGIFNAEKLLWLNFHYMKERPLEQLAREVRPFIEKRGWTVPGDDAWLCKMIATLRERAKTLVELVDFAGFYLNDAITIDLKAAAKFLKPEMAEPLTTLAADLHALGDDFTELAIQTVFERVLAKYELKLGQLAQPVRVALTGGTVSPGIYEVIAVLGRSRTVARLQSALSF
- the tkt gene encoding transketolase encodes the protein MAAAPEIKGSLDQRCINSIRVLAIDAVQKANSGHPGMPMGMAPVAYLLFTRFMRHNPKNPHWYGRDRFVLSAGHGSMLLYASLYLTGYDLTLDDIQHFRQLGSRTPGHPESHLTPGVETTTGPLGQGFANGVGMAIAAKHLEARFERGGSGLFDHRIFCICGDGDMMEGITSEAGSLAGHLGLGNLVYLYDDNHVTIDGHTDLAFSEDVVRRFDAYGWHTQAVEDANDLDALSRALTNAIAEKDRPSFIRVHSHIGYGSPNRQDTSKAHGQALGVEEVKLTKQFYGWPVEPAFYVPEEALAEFRRAVPRGGELEQRWSRDFAGYAKEHPDDAKEFNAALAGELPAGWDQDLPVFTPKDALATRESGSRAELAIAGRVPALFGGSADLNESTFTDIKEGGDFERHNYGGRNLHFGIREHAMGAILNGIALHGGLIPYGSSFMVFTDYCRPAIRLAALMGLQVVFVFTHDSIGVGEDGPTHQPVEQLSSLRAIPGLTVIRPADANEAVEAWRVTMTHKTGPLMLALSRQKLPTVDRTVMAPAAGLARGAYVLTETAGKSPAIILIATGSEVQLAVAAKPELEKRGHAVRVVSMPSCELFAQQDQAYRDSVLPPSVTRRLAIEAGAPMSWYQWVGLDGGIVGMTTFGASGPGPEVMKHFGFTPENVIAHALNVLEG